The DNA segment CCTATATTGCTGAGATATACCGAGGGGGGATTCAATCAATTCCAAAAGGGCAGGTGGAAGCAGCAGAGTCACTAGGAATGAAATATCCAACTATTATGAAGAAGATTATTCTTCCTCAGGCTATTCGAGTGAGTGTTCCGTCCTTAGGAAATCAAGCTATCATGATGTTAAAAGATTCTTCCTTGGCTTCATTAGTAACAGTATCTGAACTTATGATGGTTTCACAACGATTCGCATCGACGAATTTTGCCTTTATAGAATTCTACGTTGCCGCTGCTGGATTTTACCTGATTATGACGACACTTTTCACCTTTATTTTAAATAAAGTGGAAGTTCGAATGAGCATAAGTGATCGCTAGGAGGAAATGGAGTGGAAGCCCTAAAAATGCAAAACGATATAGAAACTGCACAACCAATTATTACTGTAGAAAATCTTCATAAAAGATTTGATCAATTAGAAGTGTTAAAAGGAGTTGATCTACAAGTTTATAAAGGCGAAGTAATTGCTTTAATTGGGGCAAGTGGTTCAGGGAAAAGTACACTGCTTCGCTGTTTGAATCGCCTCGAAACAATTAATAATGGCAAGGTTATTATTGATAATATTACACTGAATAATTCAGACAAGAATATTAGCAAAATTAGGCAAGAAGTGGGGATGGTCTTTCAGCAATTTAATCTATTTCCACATATGACCGTACTTCAAAATGTAACTGTGGGTCCGATTGAAGTTCTAAAAATGAGTGTGGCAGAAGCAGAAGTACAAGGAATCAAACTTTTAGAAAAAGTAGGATTACTTGATAAAAAAGATGTTTATCCTAAGAAGCTTTCCGGAGGACAGCAACAACGTGTTGCAATTGCTAGATCTTTAGCAATGAATCCAAAAATCATGCTTTTTGATGAGCCGACATCCGCTCTTGATCCTGAGTTGGTTGGAGAGGTTTTACAGGTAATGAAGCAATTGGCATTGGAAGGAATGACGATGGTTGTTGTTACCCATGAGATTGGATTTGCAAAGGAAGTAGCTGATCGTGTTATTTTTATGCACAATGGAGTCATTGAAGAAGAAGGTAACGCAGAGGAAGTTCTAAATAATCCTAAAAGCCAGAGGCTCAGTTCATTTTTAAGATTGGTAAAATAATTGGGAATGCTTTTCACCCCAAATAGAAGTTAAAGGGTGTAAGATATATGGATCAAGAGATGAATCGACTCAGTTTACTATCAATGCAGGTTGAAAAAGAATCAATAGCAACGGCTTTACAGGCAAAAGAGATCTATAATCACTTAGGAGAATTTTTAAAAGATTCTATAATGCTCTCCTCAAAAAAGAGAACAATTACAATTATTGGCGGGGGAATTATTGGGCTTATGGCGGCTTATTTCCTTCAAAAAAATGGGTACGGTGTAACAATTTTAGAACGAAAATCATTTGGTGCTGCGGCATCTGGAAGGAATGGCGGAGGAGTATTGGCGTTAGGGCGTGAGCTTAGAGAAATACCGTTTGCCCGTTTAGCAATCGAGATTTGGGATGCACTCGAACTTGATGGTATTGATACTAAATTCGTCCGTTCAGGTAATGTAATGGTTGCTAGTAATGAAACCGAGAAGCAGAAGCTGCTGGCCGCACATGACCTTTATCAGGCTTCGGGATTAACAGTAAAAATCCTCTCAGCTAATGAAATGAAAACAATAGTACCTGATATATTTCCTCAAATTAACATGGGGTTATTAAGTGAAACAGATGCACAAAGCTATCCGTTTACAACGATTAAAAGTATCATTTCTTATCTAAAAGAAAATGGTGTAAAGGTCATTGATCATTGCGAGGTATATGAATTTAAGACAAATCAACAAGAAATAGAATATGCTACCACAAATAAAGGAAACTATCAGTCTGACGCCTACCTTTTTTGCGCAGGCCCATGGACCACAGAGCTCTGCAACAAATTAAATGAAGAGATTCCTGTTTTACCAAGACGTTCTCAAATTCTTGTAACTGAAATCATGAAAAAGAGAAAAATCCATCCCTTTGTTGCGGGTAATTCCATTTACCTCAGACAAACTCACGCAGGGAACATCCTTTTTGGAGGCGGAGGACCATGGGAGACCAATGGATATGATGTATCTAATACTAACTTTGCAATCGAATTTCTTACTAAGAGATTCATAGAAATATTCCCAGGTTATAGGAATAAGCAATTAATCAGGGCCTTTGCAGGGACAGTTGAGTTAACAAGGGATCATCTGCCTTACTTTGGAAAAATTAATTCTTGGGATAATGCCTTTATATCTGCAGGATATAATGGACATGGTTACGGAATGTCTACAGTGATGGGAAAATTAATGGCAAAAAGTTTATCAAGCTATTTCGCAGGTAAGG comes from the Neobacillus sp. PS2-9 genome and includes:
- a CDS encoding amino acid ABC transporter permease — protein: MLDFSLVTKFIPFMIKATVVTLELSVVSILIGIILGLFIALMKISSIKVLSLIADFYLWIIRGTPMLVQLFIVYFGLPQIGIELSPFVSSVIALGINSAAYIAEIYRGGIQSIPKGQVEAAESLGMKYPTIMKKIILPQAIRVSVPSLGNQAIMMLKDSSLASLVTVSELMMVSQRFASTNFAFIEFYVAAAGFYLIMTTLFTFILNKVEVRMSISDR
- a CDS encoding amino acid ABC transporter ATP-binding protein — protein: MQNDIETAQPIITVENLHKRFDQLEVLKGVDLQVYKGEVIALIGASGSGKSTLLRCLNRLETINNGKVIIDNITLNNSDKNISKIRQEVGMVFQQFNLFPHMTVLQNVTVGPIEVLKMSVAEAEVQGIKLLEKVGLLDKKDVYPKKLSGGQQQRVAIARSLAMNPKIMLFDEPTSALDPELVGEVLQVMKQLALEGMTMVVVTHEIGFAKEVADRVIFMHNGVIEEEGNAEEVLNNPKSQRLSSFLRLVK
- a CDS encoding FAD-binding oxidoreductase — encoded protein: MDQEMNRLSLLSMQVEKESIATALQAKEIYNHLGEFLKDSIMLSSKKRTITIIGGGIIGLMAAYFLQKNGYGVTILERKSFGAAASGRNGGGVLALGRELREIPFARLAIEIWDALELDGIDTKFVRSGNVMVASNETEKQKLLAAHDLYQASGLTVKILSANEMKTIVPDIFPQINMGLLSETDAQSYPFTTIKSIISYLKENGVKVIDHCEVYEFKTNQQEIEYATTNKGNYQSDAYLFCAGPWTTELCNKLNEEIPVLPRRSQILVTEIMKKRKIHPFVAGNSIYLRQTHAGNILFGGGGPWETNGYDVSNTNFAIEFLTKRFIEIFPGYRNKQLIRAFAGTVELTRDHLPYFGKINSWDNAFISAGYNGHGYGMSTVMGKLMAKSLSSYFAGKVNPVETTILSNFSVARIGQKVGDQYV